In Henningerozyma blattae CBS 6284 chromosome 6, complete genome, the following are encoded in one genomic region:
- the SPE1 gene encoding ornithine decarboxylase SPE1 (similar to Saccharomyces cerevisiae SPE1 (YKL184W); ancestral locus Anc_4.282), with amino-acid sequence MTPELSVVNTLNNSSRFASPCCAAHSALLPVRDENFQIKNLFIYKQPSHRCQILQISKVSPKPHSCAPPPIMTSDTLTMSKLGQEQLLTETLLNHLISKDIATPLPHDSNALTLQSHKMIESALTSRLSSTESEDSFFVCDLGEIKRLYQSWRIHLPRVKPFYAVKCNPNQEILKTLRDLGLGFDCASRSEIDTVLSLDVSPERILYANPCKASSFIKHASEVGVLKSTFDNSDELYKIKRFHPNSELFIRIATDDESAQCRLSTKYGCHLDQVDSLLQTVKELELNLVGVAFHVGSGASDYNSLYKAIRDSKYVFNRVEEMGLPSLKVLDVGGGFQYHSFVQAAEVVNYSLQEFFPREAFSELQVIAEPGRYFVSTALTLATNVIAKRRPNNDNTSSMIYVNDGVYGNLNCILFDHQVPTPKILFHSNSYHYNSATSSDHCIPDKIENKISMWGPTCDGLDCIKNNYYLKYDLDVGDWIYFPNLGAYTSTAATQFNGFQQFSDFIYIDSEAAYN; translated from the coding sequence atgaCACCTGAGTTATCCGTAGTAAATACACTCAACAACAGCTCACGCTTCGCGTCACCTTGCTGCGCCGCACACTCGGCATTGCTCCCCGTCCGAGATGAAaactttcaaataaaaaacctTTTCATATATAAACAGCCATCTCATCGCTGCCAAATTTTACAGATCTCAAAAGTGTCGCCAAAACCCCACTCCTGTGCCCCTCCACCGATCATGACTTCTGATACTCTTACCATGTCAAAGCTGGGTCAAGAACAGCTTCTCACAGAGACACTGCTCAACCACTTGATCTCTAAAGATATCGCCACCCCTCTGCCACATGATTCAAATGCTCTTACCCTACAATCCCATAAGATGATCGAATCTGCATTAACTTCGAGGTTAAGTTCCACAGAATCTGAGGATTCCTTCTTCGTTTGTGATCTGGGAGAAATCAAACGTTTATACCAGTCCTGGCGTATCCATCTCCCAAGGGTGAAACCATTTTACGCTGTAAAATGTAACCCAAACCAAGAAATCTTAAAGACTTTAAGAGATCTAGGTCTGGGCTTCGACTGTGCCTCGAGATCGGAAATAGACACAGTGTTAAGTCTAGATGTTTCTCCTGAAAGAATCCTTTATGCAAACCCATGCAAAGCTTCCTCCTTCATTAAACACGCTTCAGAAGTCGGTGTTTTGAAATCTACTTTTGATAATTCTGATGAATTATACAAGATTAAACGTTTCCATCCAAATTCCGAATTATTCATACGGATTGCCACGGATGATGAATCAGCTCAATGTAGATTATCCACAAAATACGGGTGCCACTTGGACCAAGTCGATTCACTTTTGCAAACAGTCAAAGAGTTAGAATTAAACTTGGTAGGTGTCGCTTTCCATGTGGGATCTGGTGCTTCTGACTACAACAGTCTTTACAAAGCCATTAGAGACTCCAAATATGTCTTCAATAGAGTCGAAGAAATGGGCTTGCCTTCGTTAAAAGTACTAGATGTCGGTGGTGGATTCCAATATCATTCGTTTGTCCAAGCTGCCGAAGTAGTCAATTATTCGTTACAAGAGTTTTTCCCACGTGAAGCATTCTCTGAGTTGCAAGTCATCGCTGAGCCTGGTAGATATTTTGTCTCTACAGCTTTGACTCTTGCTACAAATGTCATTGCAAAGAGACGGCCTAACAACGATAACACTTCATCCATGATCTATGTTAACGACGGGGTCTACGGTAACTTgaattgtattttattcGACCATCAAGTGCCTACtccaaaaattttattccaTTCAAATTCTTACCACTATAACTCTGCCACTTCTTCTGATCACTGCATCCCTGACAAGATCGAAAACAAAATATCAATGTGGGGACCCACTTGTGATGGTCTTGATTGTATCAAGAACAATTActatttgaaatatgatCTAGACGTTGGAGATTGGATTTATTTCCCAAACTTGGGTGCATACACTTCAACCGCAGCCACTCAATTCAATGGTTTCCAACAATTCTCAGATTTCATCTATATAGATAGTGAAGCCGCTTATAATTAA